One Bacillus sp. 1780r2a1 DNA segment encodes these proteins:
- a CDS encoding response regulator transcription factor, translating into MNVLLAEDDLQLGELISYMLKKKAGFNVEWVTEGRDAYLYATDAHYDILILDWMMPNGDGVEICQQLRKEGYNGAILMLTAKDAVQDRVHGLDAGADDYMVKPFEIDELLARLRALSRRNYAPIVEETVEIDQITLNRSSQMMNNGDKSIQLSPREFQLLDFLLKNKGQVLSRDIILDRVWGYESDVSIKTIDATVKLLRKKLDYFGKQELIQSIRGVGYKID; encoded by the coding sequence ACTAGGAGAGCTAATAAGTTATATGTTAAAGAAAAAAGCAGGCTTTAACGTCGAGTGGGTGACGGAAGGGCGTGATGCTTACCTATATGCTACTGATGCACATTACGATATTCTCATCCTAGATTGGATGATGCCCAACGGAGATGGAGTAGAAATTTGCCAGCAGCTTCGAAAAGAAGGGTATAATGGGGCTATCTTAATGCTAACAGCGAAAGATGCTGTTCAAGATCGTGTACATGGATTAGATGCTGGGGCAGATGATTATATGGTGAAGCCATTTGAAATTGATGAATTGTTGGCTAGACTAAGAGCTTTGTCTCGTCGCAACTATGCTCCAATTGTTGAAGAAACTGTTGAAATTGATCAAATTACCTTAAACCGTTCAAGTCAAATGATGAATAATGGAGACAAATCAATTCAGCTTAGTCCAAGAGAGTTTCAGCTATTGGACTTTTTACTGAAAAATAAGGGTCAGGTTCTATCAAGAGATATTATCTTAGATCGCGTTTGGGGCTATGAGTCAGATGTATCCATTAAAACTATTGATGCAACGGTCAAGCTTTTGCGAAAGAAACTAGATTATTTTGGGAAACAAGAGCTAATCCAAAGTATACGTGGAGTAGGTTATAAAATTGACTAA
- a CDS encoding cell wall metabolism sensor histidine kinase WalK produces the protein MKQDLFSKTQNRLTFRYSALLMIFLLLFVFIVYSLVYVVISSNQQQSLNMLLKQETKFVKSLLVEQSDRVEDEYQDIVVAREDAFFYYVVSPEGQLLMGSEASEGLRPKLLNLINGWIPIENEVRKERIETIRPNVEQFERNGHAEDEFKVSIDLLMTGQPIFYKGEFLGMLYIGKNVSFLYQLLKWLLVIMLSLTVLFVGVAIYMSRLMSKRAMIPIETAFLKQKEFVADASHELRTPLSVMLSSINALEMQDEVNEDPFSKKLVGNMKAEVKRMTKLVSDLLTLARSDASKNQQAFNRFDVKKMVEKVIQSVEPLAHSKNISLHLEAPKQVDISGDEEKLTQLMYILLDNGIKYTTPGGQVEVFVKQRTNSVEIRVTDTGVGIHKDEQKRIFDRFYRADKSRSRQMGGHGLGLAIAKWIVDMHKGTIKVDSEPEKGSTFRISLPQ, from the coding sequence ATGAAACAAGATTTATTTAGCAAAACGCAAAATCGTCTTACCTTTCGATACAGTGCACTGTTAATGATATTTCTGCTTTTATTTGTATTTATCGTCTACTCACTTGTGTACGTTGTGATTAGCAGCAATCAGCAACAAAGCTTAAACATGCTGCTCAAGCAAGAAACAAAATTTGTGAAAAGTCTTTTAGTTGAGCAAAGTGACCGAGTAGAAGATGAATACCAAGATATTGTTGTGGCTAGAGAAGACGCATTCTTTTACTATGTCGTCAGCCCAGAAGGTCAATTACTAATGGGGAGTGAAGCAAGTGAAGGATTGAGGCCGAAGTTGTTAAATTTAATTAACGGTTGGATTCCAATTGAAAATGAAGTGCGTAAAGAACGTATTGAAACAATTCGTCCCAATGTTGAACAGTTTGAGCGAAATGGTCATGCTGAAGATGAATTTAAGGTAAGTATTGACTTGCTTATGACTGGACAGCCAATCTTCTATAAAGGTGAGTTTTTAGGGATGCTTTACATTGGCAAAAATGTTTCGTTCCTATATCAATTGCTAAAGTGGCTGTTAGTAATCATGTTATCGTTAACGGTTTTATTTGTAGGCGTAGCTATTTACATGAGTCGCTTAATGTCAAAGCGTGCAATGATTCCTATTGAAACTGCGTTTTTAAAGCAAAAAGAGTTTGTAGCCGATGCTTCTCATGAGTTGAGAACACCATTAAGCGTAATGTTATCATCTATTAATGCACTAGAAATGCAGGACGAAGTAAATGAAGATCCCTTTTCCAAAAAGCTCGTCGGTAATATGAAAGCAGAAGTAAAAAGGATGACGAAGCTTGTAAGTGATTTGCTCACGCTTGCTCGATCAGATGCTAGCAAAAACCAGCAAGCCTTTAATAGATTTGATGTTAAGAAAATGGTTGAAAAAGTAATACAGTCCGTTGAACCACTTGCTCATTCTAAAAATATTAGCTTACACCTAGAAGCACCTAAGCAGGTAGACATTTCTGGAGATGAAGAAAAACTTACACAGCTTATGTATATATTGTTGGACAACGGGATTAAATACACTACTCCAGGCGGACAAGTAGAAGTGTTTGTTAAGCAAAGAACGAATTCAGTTGAAATTCGAGTGACTGATACAGGTGTCGGTATCCATAAAGATGAACAAAAAAGGATTTTTGATCGCTTTTACAGGGCGGACAAATCCAGGTCTAGACAAATGGGTGGGCATGGGCTTGGTTTAGCTATTGCAAAATGGATTGTTGATATGCACAAAGGGACAATTAAAGTGGACAGTGAACCTGAGAAAGGAAGCACTTTTCGAATTAGTTTACCTCAATAA
- a CDS encoding allantoinase translates to MKKYDLLIKSGTVVLENEVRTIDIGIYDGKIMALKSTIDTSQAKEVIRGEGMHILPGAIDIHVHFDEPAREHWEGFDNGSKAMAAGGCTTYFDMPLNGVPPTITKEAFLNKKQLGNKKSFVNFGLWGGLVPGNKDELEKMARQGAIGFKAFMSEAGSEFEFSDGLTLYEGMKEIAKLGKVLALHAEKDKTIKELQKQKEKKGLTSIRSYLETRPIEVEVEAVKEALEYAKQTGCSLHFVHISSKEAVDLIVHAKKRGEDVTLETCPHYLLFGEEDFEEIGALAKCAPPLRSAAEQEKLWSSIEKGEIDMISSDHSPCPMDLKQSDNIFEVWGGISGGQYTLQAMITEGYQKRGVPLTKIAQLTSTAPAKRFGLYPQKGSIQVGGDADLTIVDLKDSYTVKQQHMFFKHKHSIYEGYKFSCTIRYTICGGEIVYESDTNTFEQPLNQSRFVQQIENTNVR, encoded by the coding sequence ATGAAAAAATATGACTTGCTTATTAAAAGTGGAACGGTTGTGTTAGAAAATGAGGTACGCACAATAGATATTGGCATATATGATGGTAAAATAATGGCTTTAAAGTCTACTATTGATACTAGCCAAGCAAAAGAGGTAATAAGAGGAGAAGGAATGCATATATTACCTGGGGCTATTGATATACATGTTCATTTTGATGAGCCTGCAAGAGAACATTGGGAGGGGTTTGATAATGGTTCAAAAGCGATGGCAGCAGGAGGGTGCACAACTTATTTTGATATGCCTCTAAATGGTGTTCCTCCTACCATAACGAAAGAAGCATTTTTAAATAAAAAGCAGCTTGGAAACAAGAAATCATTTGTAAACTTTGGATTATGGGGAGGATTAGTACCTGGTAATAAAGATGAACTTGAAAAAATGGCAAGGCAAGGAGCAATTGGTTTTAAAGCGTTTATGTCAGAAGCAGGATCAGAGTTTGAATTTTCGGACGGACTTACGTTATATGAAGGTATGAAAGAAATTGCGAAGTTGGGCAAGGTTCTTGCCTTGCATGCGGAGAAAGACAAAACGATTAAAGAGCTTCAAAAACAAAAAGAGAAAAAGGGGCTTACATCAATTAGAAGTTATTTAGAGACAAGGCCAATTGAAGTGGAAGTGGAGGCAGTGAAAGAAGCATTAGAGTATGCTAAGCAAACGGGATGTTCACTTCATTTTGTACATATTAGTAGTAAAGAAGCTGTTGATTTAATCGTACATGCTAAAAAAAGAGGAGAAGACGTTACTTTAGAAACTTGCCCACACTACTTGCTGTTTGGAGAAGAAGACTTTGAAGAAATTGGAGCGCTGGCTAAATGTGCACCTCCGCTCAGGTCAGCGGCAGAACAAGAGAAATTGTGGTCATCGATTGAAAAAGGTGAAATCGATATGATATCTTCTGATCACTCTCCGTGTCCTATGGACTTGAAGCAATCAGATAATATATTTGAAGTGTGGGGAGGAATATCGGGAGGGCAGTATACGCTTCAGGCAATGATCACAGAAGGATATCAAAAAAGAGGCGTGCCCCTTACTAAAATTGCACAATTAACTTCAACAGCTCCTGCTAAGCGTTTTGGATTGTATCCTCAAAAAGGTAGCATTCAAGTTGGGGGAGATGCAGACTTAACAATTGTTGATTTAAAAGACTCATACACCGTAAAGCAACAACACATGTTTTTTAAACACAAGCATAGCATTTATGAAGGCTATAAATTCAGCTGTACGATTCGCTATACGATTTGTGGAGGTGAAATCGTATACGAATCTGACACTAATACGTTTGAGCAACCTCTTAACCAGTCAAGATTTGTGCAACAAATAGAAAATACAAACGTACGTTGA
- a CDS encoding peptide MFS transporter yields the protein MSLDKEKIVQSVPQKGFFGHPKGLFTLFFTEFWERFSYYGMKALLIVYLYTEVSQGGLGIDKGTAASIMSIYGALVYMSGIIGGWIADRILGTSRTVFWGGVLIMIGHIVLAIPAGFNGVLVAMLFIILGTGLLKPNVSSVVGDLYRENDNRRDAAFSIFYMGINLGAFIAPLIVSTLGENYGFHLGFGAAAVGMLGGLIVFSMTKKKNLGLAGTEVPNPLKPGERKKTFGIIGLIVAVLAIFLIVAGVVGFLTLTNVIAFISFLAVIIPIIYFTVMYRSSKTTNVERSRLLAYIPLFISAVMFWAIQEQGSTILAIYAETSTQLTYGSFTIPVGWFQSLNPLFIILLAPVFAKLWVSLGDRQPSTPQKFSLGLLFAGFSFLVMVIPSVTGDADHLTSPLWLVLSFFLVVIGELCLSPVGLSTTTKLAPKAFSAQTMSLWFLASAAAQAINAQIVRFYEGISQSAYFGLLGGISVILGIIIFLSSSKIKQLMKGIN from the coding sequence ATGTCGCTTGATAAAGAGAAAATTGTCCAAAGTGTTCCTCAAAAAGGATTTTTTGGCCATCCAAAAGGATTATTTACGCTATTTTTCACTGAGTTCTGGGAGCGCTTTTCCTATTATGGAATGAAAGCACTTCTAATCGTGTATTTATACACGGAAGTGTCCCAAGGTGGATTAGGTATTGATAAGGGAACAGCAGCATCTATTATGTCCATTTATGGAGCGCTTGTTTACATGTCAGGAATTATTGGCGGATGGATTGCTGATCGGATACTAGGAACCTCAAGAACAGTGTTCTGGGGCGGCGTGTTGATCATGATTGGTCATATCGTTTTAGCTATTCCAGCTGGGTTTAACGGCGTATTAGTAGCTATGTTGTTTATCATTTTAGGGACAGGTTTATTAAAACCAAACGTTTCAAGTGTTGTGGGAGACTTATATAGAGAGAACGACAACCGACGTGATGCCGCATTTAGTATTTTCTATATGGGGATTAACTTAGGAGCATTTATTGCTCCATTAATCGTATCTACGCTTGGAGAAAACTATGGGTTCCATTTAGGTTTCGGTGCCGCAGCAGTTGGAATGTTAGGTGGATTAATTGTTTTTTCTATGACAAAAAAGAAAAACCTAGGTTTAGCAGGTACAGAAGTTCCAAACCCGTTAAAGCCTGGTGAACGTAAAAAAACGTTTGGAATTATTGGTTTAATCGTTGCTGTGCTCGCTATCTTTTTAATTGTAGCAGGAGTGGTAGGCTTCTTAACTCTAACGAATGTTATTGCGTTCATTAGTTTCCTAGCTGTTATTATTCCAATCATTTATTTCACAGTTATGTATCGTAGCTCAAAAACTACAAATGTTGAACGCTCTCGACTACTTGCATATATTCCACTGTTTATTTCTGCAGTTATGTTTTGGGCAATTCAAGAGCAAGGATCAACAATTTTAGCAATTTATGCTGAAACATCAACACAGTTAACATATGGAAGCTTTACAATTCCAGTAGGTTGGTTCCAATCACTTAACCCATTATTCATTATTTTATTAGCACCTGTATTTGCTAAGCTGTGGGTGTCCCTTGGAGACCGTCAACCATCTACACCACAAAAATTTTCTTTAGGCTTGTTATTTGCCGGTTTTTCATTCTTAGTAATGGTTATCCCGTCAGTAACAGGTGATGCAGATCATTTAACAAGTCCGTTATGGCTTGTATTAAGCTTCTTCTTAGTTGTAATTGGTGAGCTTTGCTTATCACCGGTTGGATTATCAACAACAACAAAATTAGCGCCAAAAGCATTCTCTGCACAAACGATGAGCTTGTGGTTCTTAGCAAGTGCAGCTGCACAGGCAATCAACGCACAGATTGTTCGATTCTATGAAGGAATTTCACAATCTGCATACTTTGGATTATTAGGTGGAATATCTGTTATTCTGGGTATCATCATTTTCCTTTCTTCTTCAAAGATTAAACAATTAATGAAGGGGATTAATTAA
- a CDS encoding 2-hydroxycarboxylate transporter family protein, with product MGTARKLETFSEYQQPKKSKGLLSKINDVKVGVLPLPLYVVLALIVYGASVYNQLPPDMIGGFAVIMVMGILLGDLGMKIPILKDIGGPAILALLVPSILVFYNLINPASMEAVTTLMKTSNFLYFYISVLVAGSILGMNRKVLIQGFTRMFIPLVVGTLAAVAVGILVGLLFGYEIKHTFFYIIVPIIGGGIGEGILPLSLGYSQVLGNSAESFVSQMIPAAVIGNIVAVICAGMMKRLGENKPELTGNGVLVKTAGGDQMDEETNIDKPVDFSLMGAGVLIACSFFIFGSLAHKFLGIPGPVLMIVAATLVKSLQLMPKKMEQGSYHLYKFISSSLTWPLMVGLGILFIPLDDVVKIITPAYIVICASVVIAMVGTGYFVGKLLKMYPVDAAIVTGCHSGLGGTGDVAILSASNRMSLMPFAQVATRLGGASTVIIATLLMKAFS from the coding sequence ATGGGTACAGCTCGTAAATTGGAAACGTTTTCTGAATATCAACAACCTAAGAAATCAAAAGGGCTATTGTCCAAAATTAACGATGTAAAAGTAGGTGTACTGCCACTTCCACTTTATGTTGTGTTAGCGCTAATTGTTTATGGAGCATCTGTTTACAATCAGCTTCCACCAGATATGATTGGTGGGTTTGCAGTTATTATGGTAATGGGGATTTTACTTGGCGACTTAGGTATGAAAATTCCTATCTTAAAAGATATTGGTGGGCCAGCAATATTAGCACTGCTTGTTCCTTCCATTCTAGTTTTTTATAATTTGATTAACCCTGCTTCTATGGAAGCGGTAACAACGTTGATGAAAACATCAAACTTTCTCTATTTTTATATTTCAGTGTTAGTAGCAGGAAGTATCTTGGGCATGAATCGAAAGGTTTTAATTCAAGGATTCACCAGAATGTTTATTCCATTAGTTGTTGGGACACTGGCAGCAGTGGCGGTTGGTATCCTTGTGGGACTACTATTTGGTTATGAAATTAAGCATACTTTCTTCTATATTATTGTCCCAATTATTGGGGGAGGAATTGGTGAAGGTATTCTACCACTGTCCCTTGGTTATTCTCAAGTGCTGGGTAATTCAGCAGAATCGTTTGTATCACAAATGATACCAGCTGCTGTAATTGGAAATATCGTAGCAGTTATCTGTGCCGGTATGATGAAACGCCTAGGAGAAAATAAGCCGGAACTTACGGGTAACGGTGTATTAGTTAAAACAGCGGGCGGAGATCAAATGGATGAAGAGACTAATATTGATAAGCCTGTTGATTTCTCTTTAATGGGTGCAGGTGTATTAATCGCTTGTTCATTCTTTATCTTTGGTAGCTTAGCTCATAAATTTTTAGGAATCCCAGGTCCAGTATTAATGATTGTAGCAGCAACACTAGTTAAATCTTTACAGCTTATGCCGAAAAAGATGGAACAAGGATCTTATCATTTATATAAATTTATTTCATCAAGCTTAACATGGCCACTAATGGTTGGATTAGGGATTTTGTTTATCCCATTAGATGATGTTGTGAAAATTATTACACCTGCTTATATCGTAATTTGTGCATCTGTTGTTATTGCAATGGTAGGAACAGGTTACTTTGTTGGTAAACTATTAAAAATGTATCCGGTTGACGCTGCCATTGTTACCGGCTGCCATAGCGGTCTTGGAGGAACTGGAGATGTTGCCATCTTATCAGCATCAAATCGAATGTCACTTATGCCGTTTGCTCAGGTAGCAACTCGTTTAGGAGGCGCATCTACGGTAATTATTGCAACATTATTAATGAAAGCATTTAGCTAA
- a CDS encoding NAD-dependent malic enzyme, producing the protein MTLREEALKMHKEKQGKLGVHSKVEVQSAKDLSLAYSPGVAEPCLEIADDAEKIYDYTMKGNLVGVVSNGTAVLGLGNIGAGASMPVMEGKALLFKSFANVDAFPICLDTEDPDKIVETVKLLEPTFGGINLEDIAAPYCFEIEERLKKACNIPIFHDDQHGTAIVTAAGLLNALRLANKKLEDIKVVANGAGAAGVAIVKLLLSMGVRDVILCDTKGIIYEGRPVGMNPFKKEMARMTNKHQQEGTLADALVNADVFVGVSAAGAVTQEMVRSMNEDPIIFAMANPVPEIMPEEAKEAGALVIGTGRSDFPNQVNNVLAFPGIFRGALDVQAKEINEEMKVAAVYAIAGLINETNIHADYVIPDPFDKRVAAHVAAAVAKAAMDSGVARKQIDVEALRSKMLQTNEVPELVTTK; encoded by the coding sequence ATGACATTACGTGAAGAAGCACTTAAAATGCATAAAGAAAAACAAGGAAAACTTGGTGTACATTCTAAAGTAGAAGTTCAAAGCGCAAAAGATCTAAGCCTTGCTTATTCACCAGGAGTAGCAGAGCCGTGTCTTGAAATTGCAGACGATGCTGAAAAAATCTATGATTATACGATGAAAGGAAATTTGGTTGGTGTTGTTTCAAACGGGACAGCCGTTCTTGGGTTAGGTAATATTGGGGCGGGTGCTTCCATGCCAGTTATGGAAGGAAAGGCACTGTTGTTTAAGTCATTCGCAAACGTCGATGCATTTCCTATTTGTTTAGATACTGAAGATCCAGACAAGATAGTTGAAACGGTTAAGCTTCTTGAACCTACATTTGGTGGTATTAACTTAGAAGATATTGCAGCACCTTACTGTTTTGAAATTGAAGAACGTTTAAAGAAAGCTTGTAATATTCCAATCTTTCATGATGACCAGCACGGGACGGCAATTGTTACGGCTGCGGGATTATTAAATGCGCTGCGCCTAGCAAATAAAAAACTTGAAGATATTAAAGTTGTAGCAAATGGTGCTGGTGCAGCAGGTGTTGCAATTGTGAAACTTCTTTTAAGCATGGGTGTAAGAGATGTTATATTATGCGATACAAAAGGAATTATTTATGAAGGACGCCCTGTTGGCATGAATCCATTTAAAAAAGAAATGGCGCGCATGACGAATAAACATCAACAAGAAGGTACCTTAGCTGACGCATTGGTAAATGCAGATGTTTTTGTTGGGGTTTCAGCAGCAGGAGCCGTTACACAAGAAATGGTTCGCTCAATGAACGAAGATCCAATTATCTTTGCAATGGCGAATCCAGTTCCGGAAATTATGCCAGAAGAAGCAAAAGAAGCGGGGGCTTTGGTAATTGGTACAGGTCGTTCAGATTTTCCAAACCAAGTTAATAACGTATTAGCTTTCCCAGGTATTTTCCGCGGGGCATTAGATGTACAAGCAAAGGAAATTAATGAAGAAATGAAAGTAGCTGCAGTATATGCAATTGCTGGACTCATTAATGAAACAAATATCCATGCTGACTATGTAATTCCAGATCCGTTCGATAAGAGGGTAGCAGCTCATGTTGCAGCTGCCGTAGCGAAAGCTGCAATGGATTCAGGGGTGGCAAGAAAACAAATCGATGTGGAAGCTTTACGCAGCAAAATGCTTCAAACGAACGAAGTGCCAGAGCTTGTTACAACAAAATAA
- a CDS encoding Cof-type HAD-IIB family hydrolase gives MAYKMIVLDLDDTLLRDDHTISPRTKQALMDAQEAGVKVVLASGRPTYGMVHIAEELRLADYGSFILSFNGAKIIDWRTKEELFSSTLPPETVHQLDALSKQENVLIHTYVGDEIVTEVENEFTNIESDITGLPIKLVPNFVKAVKEPVVKVLMLAPGEELVHVEDKLQKQLDGQLSVMRSKPYFLEFTEVGVTKGTSLNFLIQKLGITREEVIAMGDSYNDVAMIEFAGLGVAMGNAPEDIKKLANHVTDTNMDDGVAKVVEEFVLSRLAVK, from the coding sequence ATGGCCTATAAAATGATTGTACTAGACTTAGATGATACTCTTTTACGAGATGACCATACAATCTCTCCCCGTACAAAGCAAGCGTTAATGGACGCGCAGGAGGCCGGAGTAAAAGTTGTGCTAGCCTCCGGTAGACCTACCTATGGTATGGTTCATATCGCTGAAGAGCTTCGACTAGCTGATTACGGAAGCTTTATCCTCTCTTTTAACGGAGCAAAGATTATTGATTGGCGTACTAAGGAAGAATTGTTTAGCAGTACATTACCGCCTGAAACCGTTCATCAATTAGATGCATTAAGCAAACAAGAAAACGTATTAATTCATACCTATGTAGGAGATGAGATTGTTACGGAAGTAGAGAACGAGTTTACGAATATTGAAAGTGATATTACTGGATTACCTATTAAACTAGTACCTAACTTTGTTAAAGCAGTAAAAGAACCCGTTGTAAAAGTCTTAATGCTCGCACCAGGTGAAGAGCTGGTTCATGTTGAAGACAAGTTACAAAAACAGCTTGATGGACAGCTAAGCGTTATGCGTTCAAAACCATATTTTTTAGAGTTTACAGAGGTTGGCGTAACGAAAGGAACAAGCCTTAATTTCCTTATTCAAAAGCTAGGTATTACGCGTGAAGAAGTTATTGCTATGGGTGACAGCTATAATGACGTGGCCATGATTGAATTTGCAGGCTTAGGCGTCGCAATGGGTAATGCACCTGAAGATATTAAAAAGCTAGCAAATCACGTAACAGATACAAATATGGACGATGGTGTTGCTAAGGTAGTAGAAGAATTTGTTTTAAGTCGTTTAGCCGTTAAATAA
- a CDS encoding DUF4825 domain-containing protein: MRNPVFLCYFFAFMTLLVGCNSINDASQKNASIDVKKPTAAHYSYNENQHDATSIINELPGHENVHNITLQTKKSPSYISVDYTQASTETSRQFEHNWSANLTKERVFNNATILLGLIDYADSVHFNVHTVVPQSITITRAELEEFHQHPLKPNASKGIQNVSAENDGNEHQINEFFRRHPITELE, from the coding sequence ATGCGCAACCCTGTTTTTTTATGTTATTTTTTTGCTTTTATGACCCTATTAGTTGGATGCAACTCTATAAATGACGCTTCTCAAAAGAATGCTTCAATTGACGTTAAAAAACCAACAGCTGCCCACTATTCGTATAATGAAAATCAACATGATGCTACTTCGATTATCAATGAACTTCCTGGACATGAAAATGTTCATAACATAACGTTGCAAACCAAAAAATCCCCTTCTTATATTTCCGTCGATTATACACAAGCATCAACGGAAACAAGTAGGCAGTTTGAACACAATTGGTCAGCAAACCTTACTAAAGAACGAGTTTTTAATAACGCAACAATATTACTTGGATTAATTGACTATGCTGATTCTGTCCACTTTAACGTTCATACTGTTGTTCCTCAAAGCATTACGATTACACGTGCAGAATTAGAAGAATTCCATCAACATCCGCTTAAACCAAATGCTTCAAAGGGCATTCAAAACGTTAGCGCTGAAAATGATGGCAATGAGCATCAAATAAACGAGTTTTTTCGTCGTCATCCAATTACAGAACTAGAGTAA
- a CDS encoding ZIP family metal transporter: protein MTSAFLWGALSGSAVFIGAIMAIFLPMKKSINSYIMAFGTGVLIGAASYELLQESVKEGGMLSTALGFTVGAATFTVFDLLLARKGGLNRKRSSPQYTNSSGLAIFGGTLMDAIPESIMIGASLIEQNQVSPLLVMSIFISNLPEGISGTTGLIKNSFSHKKVVLLWLSVVLISAISSLGGFMFLQQASPYTMSFIAAFAGGGIIAMVASTMLPEAFEQGGPVTGFITSLGLLTSVVLDYFSY, encoded by the coding sequence ATGACTTCTGCGTTTTTATGGGGAGCTTTATCTGGCTCTGCCGTTTTTATAGGCGCTATAATGGCTATTTTTTTGCCTATGAAAAAAAGTATAAACTCATATATTATGGCATTTGGAACGGGAGTATTAATCGGCGCTGCTTCCTATGAACTTCTACAGGAATCTGTCAAAGAAGGCGGCATGCTCTCAACTGCTTTAGGTTTTACTGTTGGAGCAGCAACTTTTACAGTATTCGATTTACTGTTAGCTAGAAAAGGTGGTCTTAATCGAAAGCGTTCTAGCCCCCAGTATACAAATAGTTCAGGTTTAGCTATTTTCGGGGGGACATTAATGGATGCTATTCCAGAATCAATTATGATTGGAGCAAGTCTAATTGAGCAGAATCAAGTCAGTCCACTGCTCGTTATGTCTATTTTCATCAGTAACCTTCCAGAAGGTATTTCCGGAACAACCGGACTTATTAAAAACTCGTTCTCACACAAAAAAGTTGTATTGCTATGGCTATCAGTGGTTCTTATTTCTGCTATCAGTTCATTAGGAGGCTTCATGTTTTTGCAACAGGCTTCACCTTATACAATGAGCTTTATTGCTGCATTTGCGGGAGGAGGCATTATCGCAATGGTAGCTTCTACAATGCTTCCCGAAGCTTTTGAACAAGGTGGCCCTGTTACGGGTTTCATCACGTCACTTGGCCTTTTAACTTCGGTCGTTTTAGATTATTTTTCTTACTAG
- a CDS encoding DUF421 domain-containing protein, with protein MEHLFDLLLRGILAYFSLLILTRIMGKRELSKMNFSDFVVGITIGSIAAKGAVDHNQPFTNYIPALVIILVLEILFSYLSMKFDKFRLLNNGEAIILMENGRILEQNLRKARLNVEELASQLRLQSIFSFQDVETVLIEQNGGFSVQLKSSQQAVTMEAMNIVTSSNGLPRLLIKDGKLVEKELTASSFTLDWVHQQLSTRNIASISDVMLGQIDRSGFIYIDLYEKEKTT; from the coding sequence ATGGAGCACCTTTTCGATTTGCTGTTAAGAGGAATATTAGCTTATTTTTCTCTGCTTATTTTAACCAGAATCATGGGAAAAAGAGAGCTATCAAAAATGAATTTTAGTGACTTCGTTGTTGGAATCACCATTGGGTCCATTGCTGCTAAAGGTGCGGTTGATCATAATCAACCTTTTACTAACTATATACCAGCTTTGGTTATCATTCTTGTGCTTGAAATTTTATTTTCTTACCTTTCAATGAAATTTGATAAATTTCGGCTACTAAACAATGGGGAAGCCATTATTTTAATGGAGAATGGGCGAATTCTTGAACAAAATTTAAGGAAGGCACGGTTAAACGTCGAAGAACTTGCTAGTCAGCTTAGACTTCAAAGTATCTTTTCTTTTCAAGACGTAGAGACGGTCCTTATTGAACAAAACGGTGGTTTTAGCGTGCAGTTAAAGTCAAGTCAGCAAGCAGTTACGATGGAAGCAATGAACATTGTTACAAGCAGCAATGGCCTACCTCGGCTCCTCATTAAAGATGGAAAACTTGTTGAAAAAGAGTTAACTGCGTCCTCTTTTACGCTCGACTGGGTACACCAACAGCTTTCTACTCGTAATATCGCGAGCATTTCTGATGTAATGCTTGGTCAAATTGACCGTAGTGGCTTTATCTATATTGATTTATACGAAAAAGAAAAAACGACGTAA